TTCTTCTGTCATAAATTTGGAGAAAGAGGATTTCACGGTTCCATCTTCCTGAATTGCAATATAAGCAAGTCCCTTGGCACCGAAATCTTTTGCAAATGCCACCAGCTTGTCAATCTTCTTACGCGGCATTGCTCCCTGTCCTTTTGCGTTGATACCACGGACTGTTCCTCCGTTCTCAATCGCCCCTTTGAACACAACAAATTCACTGTCTTTCACAGTCTCTGTCACATTCACCAGTTCCATACCGAAACGGGTATCCGGTTTGTCAGAACCGTAGCGGTCCATCGCTTCCTGCCATGTCATTCTCTGGATCGGAAGCTGTACATCCACATCCAGAACTTCCTTGAACAGTTTTGCAAGGAAACGCTCGTTGACTTCGATCACGTCATCTACATCCACAAAGGAAAGCTCCATATCGATCTGGGTAAACTCCGGCTGTCTGTCTGCACGAAGATCCTCGTCACGGAAACATTTTGCGATCTGGATATAGCGGTCACATCCGGAACACATCAGAAGCTGTTTGTAAAGCTGTGGTGACTGTGGAAGTCCGTAAAAACTTCCCGGATGTACACGGCTAGGCACCAGATAATCTCTTGCCCCTTCCGGTGTTGTCTTTCCGAGGATCGGGGTCTCGATCTCAAGGAAGCCTTCTTCTGCGAAAAACTGACGTGCCAGTGTTGTGACCTGACTTCTCATACGCAGGTTTCTCTGAAGATCCGGTCTTCTTAAATCCAGATAACGATATTTCAGACGAAGCTCTTCCTTTGTCTTGCTGTTTTCTTCCACCTGGAACGGCGGTACCTCGGATTCTGAGAGGATGCGAAGTTCTTCAGCACGCACTTCAATCTCTCCTGTTGCCAGGTTTTCATTGACTGCACCGCTTCTCTTCTCCACATTTCCTACAACTGCAACTACAA
This window of the Mediterraneibacter gnavus ATCC 29149 genome carries:
- the aspS gene encoding aspartate--tRNA ligase, which codes for MAESMQGLKRTHRCGELSSANIGEKVTVMGWVQKNRNKGGIVFMDLRDRSGILQIVFEGEEQAELMEKASKLRSEFVVAVVGNVEKRSGAVNENLATGEIEVRAEELRILSESEVPPFQVEENSKTKEELRLKYRYLDLRRPDLQRNLRMRSQVTTLARQFFAEEGFLEIETPILGKTTPEGARDYLVPSRVHPGSFYGLPQSPQLYKQLLMCSGCDRYIQIAKCFRDEDLRADRQPEFTQIDMELSFVDVDDVIEVNERFLAKLFKEVLDVDVQLPIQRMTWQEAMDRYGSDKPDTRFGMELVNVTETVKDSEFVVFKGAIENGGTVRGINAKGQGAMPRKKIDKLVAFAKDFGAKGLAYIAIQEDGTVKSSFSKFMTEEEMNNLIAAMNGEAGDLLLFAADKNKVVWDVLGNLRLELAKQMELLDKNQYNFLWVTEFPLLEWSDEQNRYLAMHHPFTMPMEEDLQYIDFEPGRVRAKAYDIVLNGNEIGGGSVRIFQNDVQEKMFEVLGFTKEQAYEQFGFLLDAFKYGVPPHAGLAYGLDRMVMLMAKEDSIRDVMAFPKIKDASCLMTQAPSMADNKQLEELGLKLDAKDVKTEE